Genomic segment of Phycodurus eques isolate BA_2022a chromosome 13, UOR_Pequ_1.1, whole genome shotgun sequence:
ATTgtattttgtcacctttttgtcCCCTCCAGGACCCCTTAGAAACAATCCGTGCCAAGTGTGAGGAGACTGAACACTGCATGCACTACAAGGAGCGTCTGGAGCTCTGCGAGACCCGCGTCAACTCAAAATCCAACACCAAAGAAGAGTGCACAGAAGAGCTCTTTGACTTCCTGCATGCACGTGAGCACTGTGTAAGTGTCTGCACATGCACAGAAGGTACTGGAATCATTCTGTGTGTGTCCTAATGTCGCTTCATTCACCTTTCCCATACAGGTATCACA
This window contains:
- the LOC133411725 gene encoding cytochrome b-c1 complex subunit 6, mitochondrial-like translates to MGFERKMLTYGDPEDEEEDAPEEEDDDEEEEEEEEVDLVDPLETIRAKCEETEHCMHYKERLELCETRVNSKSNTKEECTEELFDFLHAREHCVSHKLFHNVK